DNA from Oxyura jamaicensis isolate SHBP4307 breed ruddy duck chromosome 4, BPBGC_Ojam_1.0, whole genome shotgun sequence:
GtactttccttcatttttcctgctgttttttttcctagcaatcAGATCATACCCTCCGTTGCCACAAGTGGAGGATAAAGAGCCCAGTGTTCTCCCTCCGGCCGCATGGAAGAAGTCCCTCTGCTAATGTCAGACTGCAGTGGATCCAGGGAAAATGTTGAATTGGGATCCAGCACAAGCATTAGCTCCTGCACGCGGacctgtgcctgcagccccccgccgcGCGGCCCCCGGGCACAACTGTGTCACGCAGAGCAGGAAACGTCTCCTCATTGCAAGGGCTTGGAGCTTACTGCTTGTTAAACTGAGGGCTTACTTGCCTCTCACATTCTGCGAGCGTTTTATCTGAAGGCACTTCATGAAGGCAGAGTAAGGGTGGTTGCATCCTGTGAATGTTTCTGGATTTCCCAGCGTGTGGCACTGGAATTTGGCCCTATGGCAGGCAAAAACGGGATGGAGTTAAAACACCCAAATGACAACTTGTTATAGGGTCAGACAAGGAAATATCCTTATGGaatgaaaggaataaaagacCTCAGAAGGCTTGTAAACAAGATGGAAGTGCCACTGAGTATTACAAATTTCAAATCTGCTGTAATGTATGTCCCATGCAGCACCCCGTGGCTCTCACGGCAGCTCGGAGGTGGCGGCGGTGAGGAGGAACACAGAACCATCAAGGCCAGGATTTACTGGAAACTGAGATTTGTAGTGCTTTCTTGGAAACAGAAAGATCACGTTgtttttgcaaacagaaatctAGTCTGTGGTTAGCTTCTGGCAGCAGGTGGCTGCTTTGGACCCTCTCTGAAAATgagcacaaataaaaacacacgTTAGGCCCCTTCGAAGACAAAACAGCACCCATATGGTTCTCTTGGCTTGAACAGAAATTCATCCTGAAAGCTGTGCTCTAGGAGGTAAATGTTTCtcattgtttctcttttctcatgTTATTATTTACTGGGAAAGGGAAGCACCCATTCACCCCATGGTGAAAAAGGCCGGAGCCCcctatttttcaaaaagagcCTACACCACCACCATTATATTCTTGTATATATGCTCTGTGTGCTGAAACTGAAAGGGGAATAAGGTGTCtgtctccttcctcccagcctcagcccttGTGTATGCTCACACCTGCAGGTTGTATGTACTGTTATACAGAacaggctgcagctgagagctgccttttaaaatatatatgtattatatatatatacatgcatttttgcttcttttttccttccacaaatAGGTAACTCTTTGCCCCAGCAAGTGCTGTTGGGAGGGGAGCGAGCACCGTCTGCCTTGAAGCACCGTCTGTTTCTGCACGGTGAGGCAGCACGCTCCGAGCGCTGCTCAGGAGATGCTCCTCACAGGCACAGGCACCCAGCAGTAAGAAAAGTGGGTCAAAGCacctaattattattttttaaccgTTAGTACACTTTTAATCTCTTCCTTCTTTAGGGTACAGAGTGCAGTGACCGCACTGTCTGAGCCCCATGTGTAATTTAAATGCACACACTTTATCTGAGTGGCTTGACGTAAGCTGGCTGAAACCAGAGGCGTGGAGCAGACATTTCCACCAATGCAGGTGTTTCCAGCAGTGGTTATCACTGCTAAATCGGCCTAACCCTATGTCCTGGTCTTTGCATTAAGGGTCTCTGCACCTCTCTTCCCTCCATGTCCCTGAGCCTGAGAAATACGATTATTTCTCTGACCAGTTAAGCTACACCTCTACATATGATGATGCTTAAGCAAATAATTCAGGGGAATTTAAACTGAGAGGCTGATGCTTCAGTTTCCCCCAACTTTTAAACCTAAACTCCTGAAGGAGGCTGTTTGGAATGAGAGTCTCAGTTtgcttcaaaaaacaaacaaacaaacaaaaaaaaaacacacaaaaaacataataaaataaaaaaaagcatatccCAAGCTGCAGTGGTTGCAGAGTGGAGCCCAAAGATGTTACCTGCTTGCACCCTACAGGCACAGGCacagaacagcaaacaaaaagcgAGCCAAAACAGTATTAGGGCAGCTGGGATTTGGAAGGCTTGAGCCAAGGTTTCTGAGTGCTTGGGGCTGGCAACGTGTCCCCAGCAAGTCGCAACCAGAAATGACAAGGCAGCTGGCCGGGAGTCTGTACGATTCTCCAGTTCTTTTTCCGTTGTGGAGCAAACAGAAATGGTACAGCATGACGTGTACCAACACAGGCGCCTGATGCACCTGCTGAGCCTTGTGTTAGCTCGGGGATTACTGCTGTTTGCCAGATCAGCCACGGAAAGGTCAGTGCACCAGGGCAAGGCTGGACTGTTCCCTTTGCTAAGAGGTAGGCAAGGGCAATTAACTGCCAAATGCCAAGGTTGGAGTGCCCACACCACGGGGACCGGTGGCCATGAAGGGACTTGGCACCATGTGGCTCCACACTGCATGGTTGCAAAATGCTCCCATCTCTGCGCTAAAGGCAGTTATTTCTCCTCCCGCAGGCAACGTCCAACCCCGAGCCTGCCCTGGCCTGCATCCCTCCAGGAAGCTAAGGAAAAACAGGACGGAGTGGAGAAGGAAAACCCCAGGAATATTCAATAAAATGTGGAATGGGTGGGAATGGGGGAACTGAACATGGTTAACACCTGAGGAAAACAGGAACAGAGGCAGCCTTACAGGTGAGGAGCTGGCTTGTGTGTCAGAGCCAAAGAGAAACCGCATGAGGCAACAGGCAGTAGCTCCAGGGATGACGAAGCACTAGGTGACACTATTGCACCACGAATTGCAGCatatgcaacagaaaaaaagtccagTTTCAAGCAAGAAGCTCACCACCGCACTTTCCCTTCACAGGCATTTCTGACCTGGACGCCGGACTGGGATGGCTCAGctccagccactcttcccagTTCCACCTCTGGTGCCTGTGCCATGGGCAGCAGAGGACGGCGGCCGCGCATCTCTCCCAGAGCAAAGCACACTTTCTGGGTGCTGTCAGCAAGGCTCCCCCTTTAATGGGACAAGCTGGCAGAGCCTGCACATATGTTGGGAAATGCTAAATCAAAAGCTTCCTTCTCAGCAGGCTTTTCTGCACAGGAACCAGCGAGAGAAACGTGCCAGGCTCCCAGCTACAccatctcttccctccagcGGTTCCCGCGCCCTGACGGCTGGGGCCACGAGCCCCCAGCTTCTCAGCAGGCTCCAGGCACTGCTCCACCAGCTTCTGTGCTGCTACGGTTTTATTACATCATTGCAAATGATTATTGTGGGAATATTGCTCTCCAGTGCTGTGAACAGATAGAAACCTTCTGTAGTGAAGGCTTTGCATGCAGAGGGTTTAAAACAAGACACGGAAAACAGAAGTTCTTCAAGTTTAACTTGCAATGTTTCCACTTAATTTTCAGCAGTCctctttaaaatacagtctttcctattatacaaaaaaaaacagtcatttctcTGGCCATGCCCATTgtctcataaaaaaataaaaacaacaacaaaaagacctctggcataataaaaatgctttgcaacatatatatatatatagctttaCTGtacacaatattttaaaattggcGAAGGTACATCTTATTTCTACATATTCTGAAACTCAGTTTATCACGGTGATTTCTGTTCACAGTTGCACAGTGCCTTCAGTGGTTTGGGACCCAGCTGTCGTGCTCGGTGCTGCCCATAAAACAGCAGCGTCTGCCGAGGCGGGTCTGCCCCCGCAGTCTGTGGTTCCATCAGCGCACCGGGAGCTGTGCCCGCCGGTGGGGCTCGGGGGAGCTGTGGCTCCTCCACGCGAACAGTTCCATGTTTTGTATAGATCTTCAACATTTTCTGAATATGTTTCTGGTCTTGTTGAAACCTCCCATCCACAAATTGCTCTGTgggtgaattttctttttcaaatgccTTTTGCGGACCCAGGGACATGACTGCAGTGTGCAGAGCAAACACTTACTCCTCTCTGTAGGTGTAATGGAAATCTCTGTCAAGCAGacccccccttccccatccaAACCCTTCTGCTCACtcttattttacagtatttcaacaatttgctttatttaagaCATCAAGTAGCTTCACAAATGCCACAACACCAAAACTTATTTCCTATTTGTTATGAGCCATGTTTTCCAGCTACAGAACTCTGGAAGGGTTAAGGCGCTATTTCTGTCCTCATGTATCACGCATCCTGGGCTGAACTTTGCTCCACTAAAAGAAAGGTAGAACTGCTTCATTAACAGTGGATTTACTGGAAAACCACAGGAATGTTTCCTTATGGACAGGATTTGGAAGTTTCTCTTTACAAATGAAACCGAGTCCTATCTGGTTTTTCATCGCGCCGTACTCAAACTGGCACCGTGTCAAGCCTCCTCTGGGCTGCTGACTGACACCCGGCACTCAGGCTCGTCATGTCCACGTCTCCTCAGATCCTTCCAAGTGCCTTGGCTTGCATCTCTTCTGCAAGGTGTCAGCAAGATGCGCACTCCCGAATAGGACCACCTTTCAGTCACATTtggctattttaaaatgtgatttctctcatttttttaacctaGTCAATActtctgaaaggcaaaaaatataaaacaaaatagtaaTAGGCTGTTTTTAGGTAAAACTCCTGAAGAATTGGAGTGATAACCTGCATCCCGCAGCCATCACTTACAGGACCAGTCCCAGTGAGATAAATTTCAAAGGCGTGTTAGGCTACATAATTTTAAGGCTGCTCCCACAACGAACATTTTCCTAGGGATTCAGAGTATGCTCCCCACCAGACTGAGCCAAACGAGGTGCAGGGACACTGAAACGTGCTGCCTTGGCTGCCTTCACTGGAGCCACCCTTGCTTTGCAGAAAcagcccctgctcagcagcagcgaGGCACAGCCGAGACACAGGAGATGTGTCCAAGCTTAACATTACAGCCAATCCTGCCGAGGAGCTTGGCCGCACGCCCCGCTGCTCGACCCCCTTGCAGATCTGCTGCAAACCAGAGCATGCCCAGGTTGCTACTTGTGCGGGTGGGCCTGCTGGGCTCACAGACCCAGGCACCCATCCTGCAAGCCTCACAAATGTACTTCGCTTCGAAACCCGAAGTCCAAagctggggcagctgggagcagggcaggaatTATCTTGACCTCTGCTGTGTAAATAATTTAGCGTCTGTTTTAAGATTCAACGAAAACTCTGCCCTCCTCATGTGTCAGCAGCTCCCGTGTGCGGCGTCCAGCAAATGTGTTTACATTTCCCACTGACTCAGAGAATTAGCGCTCTCTGCAGACTTGTGAAACGAAGCGAATTCCCAAACACGATATGGGCTTTGAAGAGCGTGTTTACATGAACTTATCAGCGGATCAacagtttgctgctgctggccggtGCCTCCTCCATGTGAGGTGGCTGCGCGTGCCCAAGCAGCGGCGAAGGGGCCGTCAGCTCCACCGCACTGCAGCCGAACAGCATAAATCAGAGACTGTCCACCGTTATTACTACAAATGTAATTGTGAAGAAGGCCTGTGGGCCTTGCTCGTGTCTGCTGGAACAGTTTTGAGATCACCATTGCCCATCTGAGACCTTACCCGAAGGTGTCGCCCTTCTACGAAGTGGCCACGGAGGCGTTCCCATTTTCCCTTTGGCTTTCCCCGAAGGGTTCGTCATCCTTCTCTTTTATGGAGAACTTTTTCCTGAACGCTTGTGTGATGCTGGAGGAAGAAGCCTTCCTGAACGTGGTCAGCCTCTTCCGAAAGTTGCCCCCCGAGAAGAAGTAGAGGAGTGGGTCGAAGCAGCAGTTGGAGGCGGCCAAGGGGAGCGTCACCACCACCGACTTCTGGAGGTACACGGTGTCCTCGCAGCTGGCGCTCTTCAGCCGCAGCACGTGGAGGTGCACGGTCCGCAGGATGTGGTACGGGGTGAAGCTGACCAGGAAGGTGGCTGTCACGATGATGATCATCCAGATGGCCTTCCTGCGGTTGGCCTGGTTCTTCTTCAAGGAATTTTTCATTAGGGTCCTTATGATCATGGTGTAGCAGATGGTTATGacaataaagggaaaaatgaaaccCAAAAACAGGGCAATAAAATCCAGGATCACAACCAGCTTTGTCTTCTGAGAGTCTTCTGGGGGTTCGAAGCACTTGGTCTTGTTGCCATGCTGGTACGTCccattttgcagaaaaggagcGCTTGTCAGGGTAACAAAAATCCAGATGCCGACGCACacaaattttgcctttttctccgTGACCAAGTTGATGTTCTGGACTGGAAAAACGATGGCTATGCAGCGGAAGAAGCTCATGGCAGTCatgaagaaaatgctgcagtACAGGTTGACGTACAAGGCGTAGGAACTGACCCTGCAGAGGAAGTCACTGAAGAACCAGTTCCCCTTGTGGACGTAGTAGACCACGCGCAGGGGCAGGGTGCACACGCAGAGGAAGTCGGACACGGCGAGGTTGAGCATGTACACCTGGAAGGCTGTCTTCTGCCGGTACGTCCTTATGAGGACGTACAGCACCACGCCGT
Protein-coding regions in this window:
- the CYSLTR1 gene encoding cysteinyl leukotriene receptor 1, whose protein sequence is MTALFDNLSCHHSIDDFRNRVYSTLYSMISIMGFVGNGVVLYVLIRTYRQKTAFQVYMLNLAVSDFLCVCTLPLRVVYYVHKGNWFFSDFLCRVSSYALYVNLYCSIFFMTAMSFFRCIAIVFPVQNINLVTEKKAKFVCVGIWIFVTLTSAPFLQNGTYQHGNKTKCFEPPEDSQKTKLVVILDFIALFLGFIFPFIVITICYTMIIRTLMKNSLKKNQANRRKAIWMIIIVTATFLVSFTPYHILRTVHLHVLRLKSASCEDTVYLQKSVVVTLPLAASNCCFDPLLYFFSGGNFRKRLTTFRKASSSSITQAFRKKFSIKEKDDEPFGESQRENGNASVATS